From one Triticum urartu cultivar G1812 chromosome 3, Tu2.1, whole genome shotgun sequence genomic stretch:
- the LOC125549577 gene encoding uncharacterized protein LOC125549577, with product MVAPNRRRDSGRKKTVVRRIEQKDARHVCYSKRRAGFFKKASDLAVLTGAEVAALAFSPGGNVFSFGHPSIDSVVERFLAGQGAGAGARGKVAADDRLLAGEGAGEGAGEGAWAGAAEGAAGEDKKLEKLHQEFAELGTELVEAKKRAERTEEAMAKERAAGDQIAAWFGPNVGDIGDEDMAAFFAALMQVKEVVSDRANDVLLEAMHLDVSRMAQVAAPTIFGGSTFEFGSSSGTANDGMEFQFLVPPPQEQGFEAGMDMQQMVMAALPPSQVVAAGMDMQQQTVPSAQWVDAGIDIQQQVVMELPPSQGIAAGINMQVQQQIVMELPPAQGVAAGMNMQEMPPPPGFAAGIDMDQRQMAIPQPPGFDDDMWMEIQELLMAMPPSP from the coding sequence ATGGTGGCGCCCAACCGGAGACGCGACAGCGGCCGGAAGAAGACCGTCGTCCGCCGGATCGAGCAAAAGGATGCGCGGCACGTCTGCTACTCCAAGCGCCGCGCGGGGTTCTTCAAGAAGGCCAGCGATCTGGCGGTCCTGACCGGCGCCGAGGTGGCCGCCCTCGCCTTCTCGCCGGGCGGCAACGTCTTCTCCTTCGGCCACCCTTCGATTGACTCCGTCGTGGAACGTTTCCTGGCGGGGCAGGGTGCGGGGGCTGGCGCGAGGGGGAAGGTCGCTGCCGACGACCGCTTGCTGGCGGGGGAGGGTGCTGGCGAGGGCGCGGGGGAGGGTGCTTGGGCCGGCGCGGCGGAGGGTGCTGCCGGCGAAGACAAGAAACTAGAGAAGCTGCACCAGGAATTCGCCGAGCTGGGCACGGAGCTGGTTGAGGCGAAGAAGCGGGCCGAGCGCACTGAGGAAGCCATGGCGAAGGAGCGCGCCGCGGGGGACCAGATAGCAGCTTGGTTCGGCCCCAACGTTGGTGACATTGGGGACGAGGACATGGCGGCCTTCTTTGCTGCGCTGATGCAGGTGAAGGAAGTCGTCTCCGACCGCGCCAACGATGTTCTCCTCGAGGCGATGCACCTCGACGTGAGCCGCATGGCGCAGGTGGCCGCGCCAACGATCTTCGGTGGCAGCACGTTCGAGTTTGGTAGCAGCAGCGGCACCGCCAACGACGGGATGGAGTTTCAGTTTCTGGTGCCTCCGCCACAGGAGCAGGGGTTCGAGGCCGGGATGGACATGCAGcagatggtgatggcggcgctgCCTCCGTCTCAGGTGGTCGCCGCCGGGATGGATATGCAGCAGCAGACAGTGCCTTCGGCTCAGTGGGTCGACGCCGGGATCGATATTCAGCAGCAGGTTGTAATGGAGCTGCCTCCGTCTCAGGGGATCGCCGCCGGGATCAATATGCAGGTGCAGCAGCAGATTGTGATGGAGCTGCCTCCGGCTCAGGGGGTCGCCGCTGGGATGAATATGCAGGAGATGCCTCCGCCGCCGGGGTTCGCCGCGGGGATTGATATGGATCAGAGGCAGATGGCGATTCCTCAGCCGCCGGGATTCGACGATGACATGTGGATGGAGATACAGGAGTTGCTTATGGCGATGCCTCCCTCGCCGTAG